Proteins found in one Salinimonas lutimaris genomic segment:
- a CDS encoding PIN domain-containing protein: MSSDESKEYGAILVDTSIFDAHGLKLEKGLLGKLYQFKDSEIDYLLPDVIKGEVQSHLEKKVKSSRASLEKALNDAGDHLFFDGSELNDAKSILIGCNEIEGIAASRVDKFIENSGALVIECGEYVSVSELLKHYFQNGPPFAETGKKKNEFPDAIVLLATEAWAEERGINILAIARDGDWKKYCETSDNIDYTEDFADALSKFNKETAPFAFLSRLTTKLELEEDDVADFIEKIRSGVESYFNGFTPDQEADSFHYWEPDGCHGWLIDFELTDSNFRIVDHSEDYIVLEVSANITVEVEGEFSLSQYDSIDHDHVYIGGVTATVEEQFTSEILVTVCGDLAGALYDLDVAEVEVVHPITSVDFGTLEPDYGEYD; this comes from the coding sequence ATGAGTTCGGATGAAAGCAAAGAGTATGGAGCAATTCTCGTTGACACATCTATTTTCGATGCGCATGGATTAAAATTAGAAAAGGGCTTACTTGGTAAACTATATCAATTCAAAGATAGTGAGATAGATTACCTATTACCTGATGTAATAAAGGGAGAGGTTCAAAGCCATTTAGAAAAGAAGGTAAAAAGCTCTAGAGCATCTTTAGAAAAAGCTTTAAATGATGCTGGAGACCATCTCTTTTTTGATGGCAGTGAACTCAATGATGCAAAATCAATTTTAATTGGTTGTAATGAAATTGAGGGTATTGCTGCTAGCCGTGTTGATAAGTTTATCGAGAATTCAGGAGCATTGGTTATTGAATGTGGTGAGTATGTATCAGTATCAGAGCTATTAAAGCACTACTTTCAAAATGGACCTCCTTTTGCAGAAACAGGGAAAAAGAAAAATGAGTTTCCTGATGCTATCGTCCTTCTTGCCACAGAAGCATGGGCTGAAGAACGTGGCATTAATATTTTGGCGATTGCTCGTGATGGCGACTGGAAAAAATATTGTGAGACATCAGATAACATCGATTACACAGAGGACTTTGCAGATGCTCTGAGTAAGTTCAATAAAGAAACAGCTCCCTTTGCATTTTTATCCCGTTTAACTACGAAACTAGAGCTAGAAGAAGATGACGTAGCTGACTTCATTGAAAAAATACGTAGCGGTGTAGAAAGTTACTTTAATGGCTTTACGCCAGATCAAGAAGCTGACTCTTTTCATTATTGGGAACCTGATGGATGCCATGGTTGGTTAATTGATTTTGAGTTAACTGACTCCAATTTTAGAATAGTTGATCACTCAGAAGATTATATTGTCCTAGAAGTAAGTGCCAATATTACTGTTGAAGTTGAGGGCGAATTCTCACTTTCTCAATACGATTCAATAGACCATGATCATGTTTATATTGGAGGTGTTACTGCTACTGTTGAGGAACAATTTACTTCTGAGATTTTAGTTACAGTATGTGGTGATTTAGCTGGCGCTCTCTATGATCTAGATGTTGCCGAAGTTGAGGTTGTACACCCTATAACTTCGGTTGACTTTGGTACGTTAGAGCCTGATTACGGCGAGTACGATTAA
- a CDS encoding TIR domain-containing protein, with the protein MSIEFLENNFDKVSYLVNLLTSRATGLSADNNEYEILRRELLNDSELSPLLPSWLKQHRNLDSFWGFIQPKFTTYAERRTYISEQFTPVLDLLEFGTSIQIPTQKNSPMNSQSQPTARNKRKVFIVHGRDNETKQEVSRYIEQLGLQAIILHEQASSGMTIIEKIEHYSNEADFAIVLYTACDHGRGVHETKIPPKNRARQNVVFEHGYLMAKLGRENVCSLVKGDIETPNDISGVVYVGLDDFGAWKADIAKELKACGYQLSPIF; encoded by the coding sequence TTGAGTATTGAGTTTTTAGAAAATAATTTCGATAAAGTAAGTTACCTCGTTAATTTATTAACATCTAGAGCGACGGGGCTTTCTGCTGACAATAATGAATATGAGATTCTTCGACGAGAACTCCTAAACGATAGTGAGCTTTCGCCGCTACTTCCTTCTTGGCTAAAGCAACACCGCAATCTAGATTCATTTTGGGGATTCATCCAGCCTAAATTCACCACTTACGCAGAAAGACGAACTTATATATCAGAACAGTTTACGCCAGTATTAGATTTACTTGAGTTTGGAACTTCGATTCAAATACCTACTCAGAAAAACTCCCCCATGAATTCACAATCTCAACCAACAGCTAGAAACAAACGTAAAGTATTTATTGTCCATGGGCGTGATAATGAGACAAAACAAGAAGTTAGTCGTTACATTGAACAGTTAGGTCTTCAAGCGATCATATTGCATGAGCAAGCTTCCTCAGGTATGACAATTATTGAAAAAATAGAGCATTATTCGAACGAAGCTGATTTTGCTATCGTGCTCTATACCGCCTGCGACCATGGTCGAGGAGTACATGAAACTAAAATTCCGCCCAAGAATAGAGCGCGTCAAAATGTTGTTTTTGAACATGGTTACCTTATGGCTAAGCTTGGTAGAGAAAATGTATGTTCACTGGTGAAAGGCGATATAGAGACGCCCAATGATATTAGCGGTGTTGTTTATGTAGGATTAGATGACTTTGGAGCTTGGAAAGCTGATATAGCTAAAGAACTTAAGGCTTGTGGTTACCAACTCAGTCCTATCTTCTAA
- a CDS encoding MlaA family lipoprotein, with protein MVKGHFSRIAGLCFILLLSGCSTVEVPQQQQTGSSSSTNTQQDKSASDHAQAMSRGQNVTVKTSQGEISVAPTVVAITDASGNAADSQGNQAQVFYNDPWENMNRHIFAFNNYAYDFVLIPAAEGYQFLVPAVARDKIGNAFNNIREPLNLLNNVVAGEFKDAGNNVGRFLINSTVGILGLFDPAQDWFDIAPRKQTIADTLFDYDVSAGPYLVLPLLGPSDSRGAFSTVSEGFIHPINQLMDPPESYMLRTFDGFDDFSGQAKTYQDLYQKADDPYIFFRNQYIQSQRRDEYFQYQGVTDDK; from the coding sequence GTGGTTAAAGGTCATTTCTCCAGAATTGCCGGATTGTGTTTCATTCTGTTGTTGTCAGGATGCAGCACGGTTGAGGTGCCACAACAGCAACAAACCGGTTCATCTTCTTCTACAAATACCCAACAGGATAAGTCTGCTTCTGACCATGCCCAGGCCATGAGCCGGGGACAAAATGTGACGGTGAAAACCAGTCAGGGAGAGATTAGCGTTGCGCCCACCGTAGTGGCCATCACCGATGCGTCCGGCAACGCGGCCGACAGTCAGGGGAATCAGGCGCAGGTATTTTACAATGACCCCTGGGAGAATATGAACCGGCATATTTTTGCGTTTAATAACTACGCTTATGACTTTGTGCTTATTCCTGCGGCAGAGGGATACCAGTTTCTGGTGCCGGCAGTCGCCCGGGATAAAATTGGCAACGCCTTCAACAATATCCGTGAGCCCCTGAACCTGCTTAATAATGTGGTGGCTGGTGAATTCAAGGATGCTGGCAATAATGTTGGGCGGTTTTTGATCAACAGTACCGTGGGTATTCTGGGGTTGTTTGACCCCGCACAAGATTGGTTTGATATCGCGCCGCGCAAGCAGACCATTGCCGATACCTTGTTTGACTACGACGTCAGCGCCGGGCCGTATCTGGTTTTACCGTTGCTTGGGCCCAGTGACTCCCGAGGCGCGTTTTCAACCGTCTCAGAGGGCTTTATCCATCCGATTAATCAGCTGATGGACCCGCCGGAGTCTTATATGCTGCGCACATTTGATGGGTTTGATGATTTCTCCGGACAAGCTAAAACCTATCAGGACTTGTATCAAAAAGCCGACGATCCCTACATTTTCTTTCGTAATCAGTACATACAGAGCCAGCGTCGGGATGAATATTTTCAGTATCAGGGAGTGACCGATGATAAATAA
- a CDS encoding efflux RND transporter permease subunit: MINKLAAGIVRLRWAIIVLFVLLVGGLAAGIGQFKIDASADTLLVKDNKLYIESQLAAQVFSPDEFILLAYQPESHPLYSRQTFDDIAQMSAQIKKMERVEAVTSILTVPLIQDKSSLTGDTDVSQLSWQAQKYSPQQMQQLISGHPIFTDLLVNREDTATAIQVVFRQNPELQSLEQQMTEIEANLLTRDLTEQEQSQLAALKAQADPIKQALTRQRQQEIDQLNQIASQVNGRASTYLGGSYVVGQHLVDIIRSDLTLFGSAIAAVIALLLLILYRSVRWVIFPLGACAVSVSMTMGLFGWLDMRTTVISANFIALQLILTLAVMIHLIGAYRDISHQQPALNQYERVTAMLKQKLSPCFYATLTTSVGFASLIFSGLQPVVDFGYMMLSAMIITMLVGLLLFPALLALLRAKHESHDYSWITGLLNKLKTLSLRAPGTITVLILLIFGGTAFGISRLNVENSFIDYFAKDTQVYQELAFIDKQFGGSTPLDIILDMGEVDDEQQLVLTADTVNQLQLVQAAVNAFKATGSVTSIANFTELAKQLNDNKPLTEYELTAIYRLLDEKVVDQLIGAYFSPQTGQLRISVRVQDTTDNLNRAAFLQDLKQDISTVGVAADDVQLTSLFVLYQDILSRLFDSQVTTLGIVYLVLAIVLLVIFRSLKVALIALIPNVMTTLGILGVIGWLGIPLDIMTITIAAIAMGIAVDDTIHFVHAWLSGHKRGDAGQACKEAFGHTGMAILFTTTIIATGFSLFGFSDFIPSVNFGLLTATAMIMALVTDLTLLPALLNKFVGRTQTQPAG, from the coding sequence ATGATAAATAAGCTGGCTGCCGGCATTGTCAGATTGCGCTGGGCAATCATTGTTCTGTTTGTATTATTGGTTGGCGGACTGGCAGCAGGTATTGGCCAGTTTAAAATTGATGCCTCAGCCGACACCCTGTTGGTAAAAGACAACAAGCTTTATATTGAGAGTCAGCTGGCCGCGCAGGTGTTCTCGCCTGACGAATTTATTTTGCTGGCATATCAACCCGAATCGCATCCTCTGTATAGCCGCCAGACATTTGATGATATTGCGCAGATGTCTGCGCAAATTAAAAAAATGGAAAGGGTGGAGGCTGTCACATCTATTTTAACGGTGCCACTGATTCAGGATAAATCGTCGCTTACCGGCGATACTGATGTGAGTCAGTTAAGCTGGCAGGCACAAAAATACTCGCCGCAACAGATGCAACAGCTCATTAGCGGTCATCCGATATTTACCGACTTACTGGTTAACCGTGAGGACACGGCAACGGCCATTCAGGTTGTGTTCCGGCAGAACCCGGAATTGCAGAGCCTGGAACAGCAGATGACGGAGATTGAAGCGAATCTGCTGACCCGGGACTTAACTGAACAAGAGCAAAGCCAGCTGGCAGCGTTAAAAGCGCAGGCAGACCCGATTAAACAGGCGCTTACCCGACAAAGACAACAGGAAATTGACCAGCTTAATCAGATCGCCTCACAGGTGAATGGACGCGCTTCAACTTACCTGGGCGGCTCTTACGTAGTAGGCCAGCACCTGGTGGATATTATTCGTTCAGATTTAACCCTGTTTGGTTCAGCAATTGCGGCAGTCATCGCCTTATTGCTGCTGATTTTGTATCGCTCGGTGAGATGGGTGATATTTCCGCTAGGTGCCTGCGCGGTGAGCGTCAGCATGACGATGGGACTGTTTGGCTGGCTGGATATGCGTACCACGGTGATCTCTGCCAATTTCATCGCACTTCAGCTTATTCTGACTTTAGCTGTCATGATTCATCTGATTGGTGCATACCGGGATATCAGTCACCAGCAACCGGCTTTAAACCAGTATGAGCGGGTGACAGCGATGCTGAAGCAAAAGCTCAGCCCCTGTTTTTATGCCACCCTGACCACCTCGGTGGGGTTTGCCTCTTTGATTTTCAGTGGTCTGCAACCCGTGGTGGATTTTGGGTATATGATGCTAAGTGCCATGATTATCACCATGCTAGTCGGCCTGCTGTTATTTCCTGCACTGCTGGCGCTGCTACGCGCTAAACATGAAAGTCATGATTATAGCTGGATCACCGGGTTACTGAATAAACTGAAAACCTTGTCCCTGCGTGCGCCTGGTACCATTACCGTGCTTATTTTACTGATATTTGGCGGCACAGCCTTTGGTATTAGCCGGTTAAATGTAGAAAACTCATTCATTGATTATTTTGCTAAAGATACGCAGGTATACCAGGAACTGGCTTTTATCGACAAACAGTTTGGCGGCTCTACACCACTGGATATAATTCTGGATATGGGGGAGGTTGATGATGAGCAACAACTGGTGTTAACCGCCGATACCGTTAACCAGCTGCAACTGGTACAGGCTGCGGTAAATGCGTTTAAGGCCACCGGTAGTGTGACCTCCATTGCTAATTTCACCGAACTGGCCAAGCAGCTTAACGATAATAAGCCACTTACCGAATATGAACTGACCGCTATTTATCGCCTGCTGGATGAAAAAGTGGTCGATCAGCTTATCGGCGCTTATTTTTCACCGCAAACTGGCCAGTTGCGTATTTCGGTACGAGTGCAGGACACCACCGACAATTTAAACCGCGCCGCATTTTTACAGGACTTGAAACAGGATATCAGCACGGTTGGTGTGGCTGCTGATGATGTGCAGTTAACCAGTCTGTTTGTACTGTATCAGGATATTTTAAGCCGATTGTTTGATTCTCAGGTCACCACCCTGGGTATCGTGTATCTGGTGCTGGCGATAGTATTGCTGGTTATCTTTCGCTCGCTGAAAGTGGCGTTAATAGCGCTTATCCCCAACGTAATGACCACCCTGGGCATTCTGGGCGTGATTGGGTGGCTGGGCATTCCGCTGGATATTATGACCATTACCATTGCCGCTATTGCCATGGGCATTGCGGTGGACGACACCATCCACTTTGTTCATGCCTGGTTGTCAGGCCATAAGCGAGGAGATGCAGGCCAGGCCTGCAAGGAAGCGTTTGGTCACACCGGAATGGCTATACTGTTTACTACGACCATTATCGCTACCGGCTTCTCCTTATTCGGGTTTTCAGACTTTATCCCCAGTGTTAACTTTGGCCTACTTACCGCTACCGCGATGATTATGGCGCTGGTAACTGATTTAACACTATTGCCAGCTCTGCTGAATAAGTTTGTTGGCCGTACCCAAACCCAGCCCGCGGGTTAA
- a CDS encoding DUF1328 domain-containing protein yields the protein MLGWAITFFIIAIIAAVFGFGGIAGAATGIAQFLFFVFVALLVISLIANALRGKSPKV from the coding sequence ATGCTAGGTTGGGCGATTACATTTTTTATTATAGCCATTATTGCAGCTGTTTTTGGCTTTGGCGGCATTGCCGGTGCAGCAACAGGCATTGCCCAATTTCTGTTTTTCGTATTTGTAGCACTTTTAGTGATTTCACTAATAGCTAACGCATTGCGTGGCAAGTCACCGAAAGTATAA
- the yfbR gene encoding 5'-deoxynucleotidase, which produces MSKQHSAFIGLMQRARNVKRWPLMAQFQEEMLSTHIYEASFVGHMLGAIAADIFDEEVSPDRVAAMALFHEGSEIAGMSDIPSPVKYHDPDTTTAIKKLERRFEAMLLQTLPDALKQRYQPLIEQDKHDVHVRLAKAADVLCAYLKCDYELSKSNGEFSNAMVEMEIQLKKYRDTLPSVDYFCQMFLDDAKSTLDEQTKDLEWVERASNLHL; this is translated from the coding sequence ATGAGCAAACAACATTCAGCATTTATTGGATTAATGCAGCGCGCGCGCAACGTAAAACGATGGCCGCTAATGGCGCAGTTTCAGGAAGAAATGCTGTCTACACATATCTACGAAGCATCTTTTGTTGGTCATATGCTCGGTGCTATTGCTGCCGATATTTTTGATGAGGAGGTGAGTCCGGATCGGGTAGCTGCAATGGCACTATTTCACGAGGGCAGTGAAATTGCGGGAATGAGTGATATACCCAGCCCGGTTAAATATCATGACCCGGATACCACGACAGCCATTAAAAAGCTCGAACGCCGGTTTGAAGCTATGCTGTTGCAAACTTTGCCTGATGCCCTTAAACAGCGTTATCAGCCGTTGATTGAACAGGATAAGCATGATGTACATGTTCGCCTGGCAAAGGCTGCAGACGTATTGTGTGCTTATCTTAAGTGCGATTATGAGTTGTCGAAATCTAACGGCGAATTTTCCAATGCCATGGTAGAGATGGAAATTCAGCTCAAAAAATACCGGGATACACTGCCTAGTGTCGATTATTTTTGTCAGATGTTTTTAGATGACGCAAAAAGTACACTGGACGAACAAACCAAAGATCTGGAGTGGGTGGAGCGGGCAAGTAATCTACACCTGTAG
- a CDS encoding DUF2383 domain-containing protein, translated as MNSVPVSDNQVAEIIKVLNGGITFYQDSKRKVSSEHLQAMFNRMIEEKELAVIALRKYMTVTQQADTVQYTDWTIGIRKLYTELMESVKSANDCLYVKQLEQVENKVLDVIDTALDDNQPQTFACELRRIRTRMQQCHDEIRSLHKVSA; from the coding sequence ATGAATTCAGTACCGGTTAGTGACAATCAGGTGGCAGAGATAATTAAAGTCCTTAACGGTGGAATTACATTTTACCAGGACAGCAAGCGTAAAGTGTCCAGCGAGCATTTACAGGCCATGTTTAATCGTATGATTGAAGAAAAAGAACTGGCTGTTATCGCTCTGCGCAAATACATGACAGTAACCCAGCAGGCTGACACCGTCCAATATACTGACTGGACCATCGGGATCCGTAAGTTATACACTGAACTGATGGAGTCAGTGAAATCTGCTAACGACTGTCTGTATGTTAAACAACTGGAACAGGTAGAAAATAAAGTGCTGGATGTCATTGATACAGCGCTTGATGATAATCAACCCCAGACTTTTGCTTGTGAGTTACGCCGGATTCGCACACGTATGCAGCAATGTCATGACGAGATACGCTCCCTTCACAAAGTGTCTGCCTGA